The DNA sequence ACTAttgctgcaaaaaaagaaagaaagaaagaaaaaggaggtgGGGAATAGGACGCAGCACAGAGATTGCTGTTATGAAAATTGTTTCAAAGGCTCTTAGCACCACCAGCAGCACCGGCAGCTCTATGTTGCTATGTATCTCAAACAGTTGCGTGTAAGAGAAGTACAGGAAGCTCGACTGTGGATCAAGGATTGGCATTCCTTGTCCCAGTTTCCCGTTGGTAGAGACGGAGATGAAGAGGGAGAGGTGGAATGAGATCAGAGTGCATGTGATTGGGTGCCAAGCCAATTAGGGGTGTATTCTTGGCACTGAGGCAGATGGACAGAAATAGCTCTGCAGAGAGTCACGGTGGGCATACCTCTGTCTCCATGGGTGTCAGTGCAGTTAGCTGAGACTGCACTGGCTCTTGTCTTCCATTtaatgtacacagacacacagggcTCTCACGCCTATATTTAGACTCATATAGAATGTAGTGGGTAGAGTAGGTATCACTAACTCAGGTTATATTACGCACACAGGTGGTGCTCCCTTTGCAATGAGCACTGCTGGGTGTGTAACTTgagacaaatacaaaatatgatttataatgaaatgaatttccaataacaataaattcTTACTTTGTTTAATCAAATATTAAGTTTGATCCTACAAGCTGTACAAATGAGGTGAATCACAACATTTacagatttgttttaatttctcaAACACAAGGGGTAGCGCGCTGGTTCAATAGTTAGTTTTGCATGTTCTTCATGTCTGCATGGGTAATTGGGCTTTCTTCTACAGTCCAAAAATTCGCTTGGCAGGTTAATTGGTGTATCTAAATTGGAATATGCAGATGTGATTGGGTGCCTAGGCAATCAGAGGTCTCTATTTGAATATGCAGATTTGAGTTTATACAGATGATGGTCTGTATTTGACTATCATCCAGAGATAATGGCAGACAGGTTCCAAGGTTGCACACCTTCTGACTCTTAAACTTCCACTCCTTTCCATTCACACTACATTTAACACAGGAGGCTTTCTGTTATAAATGTGTTACTTCCAATCAAGCTAAAAGAAGATTCAGAGGAACCTTTTTCcatagaaaaataaatcagagtGGAATTAGTTGTTGGTCTCCACCTTCAGCTATCATCTTGTTTAGTAGAAGCTACTGCATATAGCTGGATTCAAAACCTTAAACCTAAAGTTGTTAGCAGGtgttaaaacttttcttttctttttttttctttttttacatatttgcaTGTATATAGTCTTCATTAACCTCACATACGCATCAGTCCATCCAGAGGACTGTCCAGTGCTCTACTAGAGCTCTTAAGGCCTCCTAATCTGTTTTTATAATCAGTTCAAATTTTATGGGTGGATATCTTTTGCAAATTAATTGCAATATTTCATTCACTTTGCTTTCAGTGGATTCTTCTTTTACATGTGTATTAAGGaggtttttaatataatttattattgaattattatttattaattccCCTCAGTGTATGCTTTTTGTGTTGCCCTTATCTAGACAGCCAAAATGTTTTATGCATAATGCACTATTATatttagaaaacagaaaactaattaTATATTTCAGCATGACAAATTACACAATAAGTGAATAAAAACATAGAATAATCACAGATGGTTAAAATACAGATGATCATTTCCCTCCCAGCAGAATTAGTATGCAGTCTGTTGCCGCTATTCATGTGCCATAATTGCTGTTTTAACCAATCGTTTCCACACAGTGTGTTTCCATCAGTTTTCATCTTTTGCCAGAAGGATGGTGACTTGACCACAGCACTTTCCAATACTGGTAAAGAATGGACTGATAAAAATGTTCAGTATGCTGGCCCACACAGTCTGAACCCAGTGCATATTGATGAGAAGGAGCTGCACACACGGCACGATCAACCTGAAGGACACAAAGAAGAGGACAAAATATGAGCTCATTTAATAAAAAGGAAGTAAAAATCATTTTGGACTCCTGGACGGAGTCCCCTGAATGTATCAGAGAAAACGTGACAACCATTTCTGCCTAAAGATTCTTACTTAGCAGAAAACTATTGCAGCTATTCAGTCTTGTCTGTAAGTCTGCTTGTCACAGTGTAAGCATCCTACCAGATATGCAGGCAGCTGAGCACAGCAAAGAGGAGCCCTGCTGCCAGTGAGACTGGCACAGCCAGCAGGAGAGAGATGAATCGGTAGCACCATAGTCTGGATACCTCAAACAGGGCGTGACTCCATAGCCACACTTTATCAAAGCTCCGCACCGAGGGGGGTTCTGCAATCACATCCTGAAACATGACCTCCAGACACAAACAGGGAGACTGTAAGTGATTCCTATGCTGGCATGAATGCTGTTTGCATGTTACAAATATCAGAAAATGATCATGAGAGATGAGGTAAATGAATGTGGTACTGTATCAGAGAAGCAAAACAATACTTTATCACAGTGGTCCAAAACTATTTCTGCCATGCTCTCCCACAGATTCCAGTAAAATTTCAATACACTCGCTCCACAATTTTTATTAATGACTAACAATAAAAAATCATTTACACGTCACTAATAGCACTATTAGAGTATGTGCATATGTCCACTTGAGGTCAGTATTGGGAAACACATTATTATTAAGCTGGTAATTCCTCTTTGAGTTACCAGCTTTCATTGAGTGGAAATTAAGCAAAAGGAAAGTTTTCAACAAGGACTGAATTTATCCAAACTGGATAAcaatttacctttaaaaactttttaattgGATGAATCACCTGTACAACAACAACTTAATTACTGAATCTGTGTTTCACTGGTCAACTTAGCAGCTTGGAACTATATAGACAGCATTTCCAGCAGCTTTGTTTTACTGACCAGTCTTGATCTCATGATGTTTCTCTAATAAACCGATAAAGTGCACCCTGTCTCGTGTCCTGTACTGTGTATTCTCTGCTCAGGTTTATGCTGGTTGCACATTGGTTACCTTAAGGCTGCTGTTGACTTTTTTGGGATCCCTGTCATAAATCACAGGCCTCGTGTCACTGTGGATGAAGTCCAGAGCTTCAGAGTGAACATCCACCTTTACTTCCAGCAGTTCCCCCAACGGTCTCTTGTCTTTCAATCTTTCGTCCTCCATATCCAATAAGCTGCGCTGTGTGTCTGAATGGTATCATCGAAAACAGGGAGGATGAGCAGGAGGACGGCTGGCTTGTTGCTAACACCCAGGTGGAACATAGTAttctgctgactgaactgactgCTTTTGAGGAATGCCTTTATTGGCTTTTACAGGCGTGCTTTGACATTTTGTGACACGCTACATTATAAGTCTCATTTGTGCCTACATGAGAAATATCCATTACTTGTGGAATCAAATCAGTCCTGACTTCCTGCTTAAATATTGCCAGGGTGATGATCAGGGGGAGTACTCTGGCACTCACATTATAGAGTTACTTCATCATAGGGACAGTGTTGGTCAATTAAATATAGACTCCTCACCAAATCAGCAGCTCCTTGCTAGCAGTCCCTATCCTCACAGCATAAGGTAAACTGTCCCATTGATGTTCTTGGTGTTCGTTTGTCTATTGTAAAACCGTgcctgtgtgttgttttttagcTTCAGCATGGCTCCTtgtatcaagaaaaaaaaaacctcaaacctTAGAGTCTTTAAATTTTCCTCACAAAATAAATCCTCATTCATTTCAAAGCATCAAATTACAGTGTGAGCTTTATGTATTGATTTCATATCATATTAAgtatatttctatattttattGTAGGTTgtgacttttttccccctgacctttaaaaatgtattgctGAAGGTTTCTGTCACTTACGTGTGTGGCGTAGGTGTGTTTCTAGCATGTTCTTTGGTACTGCCCTCTGAATTAATCAAATGTATCTTTCAATTCATATTCTGGGCACAACTAGATACAACTGTGCTGTAAAGAGTGTCAGATTTGGCAGCACTGTCGCATCTGTATAAGACTTAATATTCtgtgaaaaagaacacagccaGACACTCTGCAGACAACGTCTATGCTGTTATGTGTTGAAAATGATTTCAAGTCTTGGTCTTGTTAGAGACGTCAAAATAAAAGGATGTGAGGAGGACTGACTGGTATGTAGCACACTCTGTTGGTCATGGTTcttcattgcatttttttaatacatcCCTGTTACTTAAGTCAGTTGTTAAATCAGCCATTCCACTCACACATGCTTAAATTGCTCTTTTTCCCCACGTGCTTGGGATGCGGTACTGTGGTAGTGTTGGCAGGATCTG is a window from the Pelmatolapia mariae isolate MD_Pm_ZW linkage group LG5, Pm_UMD_F_2, whole genome shotgun sequence genome containing:
- the LOC134628206 gene encoding caveolin-2-like, coding for MEDERLKDKRPLGELLEVKVDVHSEALDFIHSDTRPVIYDRDPKKVNSSLKVMFQDVIAEPPSVRSFDKVWLWSHALFEVSRLWCYRFISLLLAVPVSLAAGLLFAVLSCLHIWLIVPCVQLLLINMHWVQTVWASILNIFISPFFTSIGKCCGQVTILLAKDEN